A window from Cryptomeria japonica chromosome 1, Sugi_1.0, whole genome shotgun sequence encodes these proteins:
- the LOC131073735 gene encoding myosin-binding protein 2 isoform X2, protein MACNALQDWTISSLIAIFFKLVKAFILIWVASVVFFIAKFLSFFGLHLPCSCNDIIQDQNSIDSNVCVQRVFIEWPFRMISSTESHILSKFPFKWSCTIEKSGSSSQRNANLIDAPPVDGSCDKLLRTPQMVKDCLSYCNSLGPQDAQMIDPAACSEIQYMQTEITATKSGFGTHAPDESEKQKVDQKSSQDSNAAPSGLHGDENMTIVGECNSSLLATSVGYNQLDIELPGVTDLFTEDTLDKVLPSNNCYQLEKTSSLPELEVPYRINDLRKQLREEREARKALSLELDQERNAAQTAAEETLAMISRIQSEKASAEMEARQFKRIVEEKSVYDEEAIEILKEIVVKLERERLDLKDEVEMYRRSLLKDRSEKWERGSYADSNEDNSSVHDVHVVQTPTKRDLDRNMMSPLSLTPDRYQSSCLLQGIAENGLENKTLRDDNSAGISPGYEYENLEARDRKTSNAGLYLNSRSLYANGLEGIQSHDLRTKSMIRRDMARMKAEDEIEHLSEKLLALFASRESAISSMQYLDKETFQKNILEDIAQSLRDIHRLREGGECVVQESLPSESGKKSFLAIYSTF, encoded by the exons ATGGCTTGCAACGCACTTCAGGATTGGACCATTTCATCACTAATCGCCATATTTTTCAAATTGGTCAAGGCATTTATTTTGATTTGGGTGGCTTCTGTTGTATTCTTTATAGCGAAGTTCCTGAGCTTCTTTGGTCTGCATTTACCTTGCTCCTGCAATGATATCATACAGGACCAGAATTCCATAGACAGTAATGTCTGTGTGCAGAGAGTTTTCATTGAATGGCCTTTCAGAATGATTTCCTCCACAGAATCTCATATTCTCAGTAAGTTTCCCTTTAAGTGGAGTTGTACCATTGAAAAAAGTGGTTCATCCTCTCAAAGGAATGCAAATTTAATAGATGCACCGCCCGTGGATGGGTCATGTGATAAATTGCTACGAACTCCACAGATGGTAAAAGATTGCCTTTCCTACTGCAATTCACTTGGTCCACAAGACGCCCAAATGATAGATCCTGCAGCTTGTTCGGAAATTCAATATATGCAAACTGAAATCACTGCAACCAAGAGTGGTTTTGGCACTCATGCACCTGATGAAAGTGAG AAACAGAAAGTTGACCAGAAGTCATCGCAGGACAGCAATGCTGCTCCATCAGGATTGCATGGTGATGAAAATATGACTATTGTTGGAGAATGTAATAGCAGTTTGTTGGCTACATCAGTTGGATACAATCAGCTGGACATTGAGCTTCCAG GTGTAACTGATTTATTTACAGAAGACACTTTGGATAAGGTTTTGCCTTCAAATAATTGCTATCAACTAGAAAAGACCTCGTCCCTGCCTGAGTTGGAGGTACCATACAGAATCAATGATTTGAGAAAACAACTCAGAGAAGAAAGGGAAGCTCGGAAGGCCCTGTCTCTAGAACTTGATCAAGAGCGAAATGCTGCTCAAACTGCTGCTGAGGAAACTTTGGCCATGATATCACGTATTCAAAGTGAGAAGGCATCTGCTGAGATGGAAGCTCGGCAATTCAAGAGAATAGTTGAGGAGAAATCAGTCTATGATGAAGAAGCGATAGAAATTCTCAAGGAGATTGTAGTCAAACTAGAAAGAGAAAGGTTGGATCTAAAGGATGAAGTTGAGATGTATCGTCGAAGCTTGCTTAAAGATAGAAGTGAAAAGTGGGAGAGAGGATCATATGctgattcaaatgaagacaatTCGAGTGTTCATGATGTTCACGTTGTCCAAACACCCACAAAGAGGGATCTTGACAGAAACATGATGTCCCCTTTATCATTAACTCCGGACAGATATCAGAGTTCATGCCTACTACAAGGAATTGCCGAGAATGGACTTGAAAATAAAACTTTGAGGGACGACAACAGTGCTGGCATTTCACCAGGCTATGAATATGAGAACTTGGAAGCCAGAGATCGAAAAACAAGCAATGCTGGGTTGTATTTAAACTCGAGAAGTTTGTATGCTAATGGTTTGGAAGGGATACAATCTCATGATTTGCGGACAAAGTCCATGATTCGCAGGGATATGGCAAGGATGAAGGCTGAGGATGAAATTGAACATCTTTCAGAGAAactcctagccctatttgcaagcAGGGAGAGTGCCATTTCTTCTATGCAATATTTAGACAAGGAAACTTTCCAGAAAAATATTTTAGAAGACATAGCACAGAGTCTTAGAGACATACACAGGTTAAGGGAAGGAGGAGAATGTGTAGTGCAAGAGTCACTTCCTTCTGAATCTGGCAAG aAATCCTTTCTGGCAATCTACTCAACATTCTAG
- the LOC131073735 gene encoding myosin-binding protein 2 isoform X1: MACNALQDWTISSLIAIFFKLVKAFILIWVASVVFFIAKFLSFFGLHLPCSCNDIIQDQNSIDSNVCVQRVFIEWPFRMISSTESHILSKFPFKWSCTIEKSGSSSQRNANLIDAPPVDGSCDKLLRTPQMVKDCLSYCNSLGPQDAQMIDPAACSEIQYMQTEITATKSGFGTHAPDESEGHACQKQKVDQKSSQDSNAAPSGLHGDENMTIVGECNSSLLATSVGYNQLDIELPGVTDLFTEDTLDKVLPSNNCYQLEKTSSLPELEVPYRINDLRKQLREEREARKALSLELDQERNAAQTAAEETLAMISRIQSEKASAEMEARQFKRIVEEKSVYDEEAIEILKEIVVKLERERLDLKDEVEMYRRSLLKDRSEKWERGSYADSNEDNSSVHDVHVVQTPTKRDLDRNMMSPLSLTPDRYQSSCLLQGIAENGLENKTLRDDNSAGISPGYEYENLEARDRKTSNAGLYLNSRSLYANGLEGIQSHDLRTKSMIRRDMARMKAEDEIEHLSEKLLALFASRESAISSMQYLDKETFQKNILEDIAQSLRDIHRLREGGECVVQESLPSESGKKSFLAIYSTF; the protein is encoded by the exons ATGGCTTGCAACGCACTTCAGGATTGGACCATTTCATCACTAATCGCCATATTTTTCAAATTGGTCAAGGCATTTATTTTGATTTGGGTGGCTTCTGTTGTATTCTTTATAGCGAAGTTCCTGAGCTTCTTTGGTCTGCATTTACCTTGCTCCTGCAATGATATCATACAGGACCAGAATTCCATAGACAGTAATGTCTGTGTGCAGAGAGTTTTCATTGAATGGCCTTTCAGAATGATTTCCTCCACAGAATCTCATATTCTCAGTAAGTTTCCCTTTAAGTGGAGTTGTACCATTGAAAAAAGTGGTTCATCCTCTCAAAGGAATGCAAATTTAATAGATGCACCGCCCGTGGATGGGTCATGTGATAAATTGCTACGAACTCCACAGATGGTAAAAGATTGCCTTTCCTACTGCAATTCACTTGGTCCACAAGACGCCCAAATGATAGATCCTGCAGCTTGTTCGGAAATTCAATATATGCAAACTGAAATCACTGCAACCAAGAGTGGTTTTGGCACTCATGCACCTGATGAAAGTGAG GGTCATGCTTGCCAGAAACAGAAAGTTGACCAGAAGTCATCGCAGGACAGCAATGCTGCTCCATCAGGATTGCATGGTGATGAAAATATGACTATTGTTGGAGAATGTAATAGCAGTTTGTTGGCTACATCAGTTGGATACAATCAGCTGGACATTGAGCTTCCAG GTGTAACTGATTTATTTACAGAAGACACTTTGGATAAGGTTTTGCCTTCAAATAATTGCTATCAACTAGAAAAGACCTCGTCCCTGCCTGAGTTGGAGGTACCATACAGAATCAATGATTTGAGAAAACAACTCAGAGAAGAAAGGGAAGCTCGGAAGGCCCTGTCTCTAGAACTTGATCAAGAGCGAAATGCTGCTCAAACTGCTGCTGAGGAAACTTTGGCCATGATATCACGTATTCAAAGTGAGAAGGCATCTGCTGAGATGGAAGCTCGGCAATTCAAGAGAATAGTTGAGGAGAAATCAGTCTATGATGAAGAAGCGATAGAAATTCTCAAGGAGATTGTAGTCAAACTAGAAAGAGAAAGGTTGGATCTAAAGGATGAAGTTGAGATGTATCGTCGAAGCTTGCTTAAAGATAGAAGTGAAAAGTGGGAGAGAGGATCATATGctgattcaaatgaagacaatTCGAGTGTTCATGATGTTCACGTTGTCCAAACACCCACAAAGAGGGATCTTGACAGAAACATGATGTCCCCTTTATCATTAACTCCGGACAGATATCAGAGTTCATGCCTACTACAAGGAATTGCCGAGAATGGACTTGAAAATAAAACTTTGAGGGACGACAACAGTGCTGGCATTTCACCAGGCTATGAATATGAGAACTTGGAAGCCAGAGATCGAAAAACAAGCAATGCTGGGTTGTATTTAAACTCGAGAAGTTTGTATGCTAATGGTTTGGAAGGGATACAATCTCATGATTTGCGGACAAAGTCCATGATTCGCAGGGATATGGCAAGGATGAAGGCTGAGGATGAAATTGAACATCTTTCAGAGAAactcctagccctatttgcaagcAGGGAGAGTGCCATTTCTTCTATGCAATATTTAGACAAGGAAACTTTCCAGAAAAATATTTTAGAAGACATAGCACAGAGTCTTAGAGACATACACAGGTTAAGGGAAGGAGGAGAATGTGTAGTGCAAGAGTCACTTCCTTCTGAATCTGGCAAG aAATCCTTTCTGGCAATCTACTCAACATTCTAG
- the LOC131073735 gene encoding myosin-binding protein 2 isoform X3, with protein sequence MACNALQDWTISSLIAIFFKLVKAFILIWVASVVFFIAKFLSFFGLHLPCSCNDIIQDQNSIDSNVCVQRVFIEWPFRMISSTESHILSKFPFKWSCTIEKSGSSSQRNANLIDAPPVDGSCDKLLRTPQMVKDCLSYCNSLGPQDAQMIDPAACSEIQYMQTEITATKSGFGTHAPDESEKVDQKSSQDSNAAPSGLHGDENMTIVGECNSSLLATSVGYNQLDIELPGVTDLFTEDTLDKVLPSNNCYQLEKTSSLPELEVPYRINDLRKQLREEREARKALSLELDQERNAAQTAAEETLAMISRIQSEKASAEMEARQFKRIVEEKSVYDEEAIEILKEIVVKLERERLDLKDEVEMYRRSLLKDRSEKWERGSYADSNEDNSSVHDVHVVQTPTKRDLDRNMMSPLSLTPDRYQSSCLLQGIAENGLENKTLRDDNSAGISPGYEYENLEARDRKTSNAGLYLNSRSLYANGLEGIQSHDLRTKSMIRRDMARMKAEDEIEHLSEKLLALFASRESAISSMQYLDKETFQKNILEDIAQSLRDIHRLREGGECVVQESLPSESGKKSFLAIYSTF encoded by the exons ATGGCTTGCAACGCACTTCAGGATTGGACCATTTCATCACTAATCGCCATATTTTTCAAATTGGTCAAGGCATTTATTTTGATTTGGGTGGCTTCTGTTGTATTCTTTATAGCGAAGTTCCTGAGCTTCTTTGGTCTGCATTTACCTTGCTCCTGCAATGATATCATACAGGACCAGAATTCCATAGACAGTAATGTCTGTGTGCAGAGAGTTTTCATTGAATGGCCTTTCAGAATGATTTCCTCCACAGAATCTCATATTCTCAGTAAGTTTCCCTTTAAGTGGAGTTGTACCATTGAAAAAAGTGGTTCATCCTCTCAAAGGAATGCAAATTTAATAGATGCACCGCCCGTGGATGGGTCATGTGATAAATTGCTACGAACTCCACAGATGGTAAAAGATTGCCTTTCCTACTGCAATTCACTTGGTCCACAAGACGCCCAAATGATAGATCCTGCAGCTTGTTCGGAAATTCAATATATGCAAACTGAAATCACTGCAACCAAGAGTGGTTTTGGCACTCATGCACCTGATGAAAGTGAG AAAGTTGACCAGAAGTCATCGCAGGACAGCAATGCTGCTCCATCAGGATTGCATGGTGATGAAAATATGACTATTGTTGGAGAATGTAATAGCAGTTTGTTGGCTACATCAGTTGGATACAATCAGCTGGACATTGAGCTTCCAG GTGTAACTGATTTATTTACAGAAGACACTTTGGATAAGGTTTTGCCTTCAAATAATTGCTATCAACTAGAAAAGACCTCGTCCCTGCCTGAGTTGGAGGTACCATACAGAATCAATGATTTGAGAAAACAACTCAGAGAAGAAAGGGAAGCTCGGAAGGCCCTGTCTCTAGAACTTGATCAAGAGCGAAATGCTGCTCAAACTGCTGCTGAGGAAACTTTGGCCATGATATCACGTATTCAAAGTGAGAAGGCATCTGCTGAGATGGAAGCTCGGCAATTCAAGAGAATAGTTGAGGAGAAATCAGTCTATGATGAAGAAGCGATAGAAATTCTCAAGGAGATTGTAGTCAAACTAGAAAGAGAAAGGTTGGATCTAAAGGATGAAGTTGAGATGTATCGTCGAAGCTTGCTTAAAGATAGAAGTGAAAAGTGGGAGAGAGGATCATATGctgattcaaatgaagacaatTCGAGTGTTCATGATGTTCACGTTGTCCAAACACCCACAAAGAGGGATCTTGACAGAAACATGATGTCCCCTTTATCATTAACTCCGGACAGATATCAGAGTTCATGCCTACTACAAGGAATTGCCGAGAATGGACTTGAAAATAAAACTTTGAGGGACGACAACAGTGCTGGCATTTCACCAGGCTATGAATATGAGAACTTGGAAGCCAGAGATCGAAAAACAAGCAATGCTGGGTTGTATTTAAACTCGAGAAGTTTGTATGCTAATGGTTTGGAAGGGATACAATCTCATGATTTGCGGACAAAGTCCATGATTCGCAGGGATATGGCAAGGATGAAGGCTGAGGATGAAATTGAACATCTTTCAGAGAAactcctagccctatttgcaagcAGGGAGAGTGCCATTTCTTCTATGCAATATTTAGACAAGGAAACTTTCCAGAAAAATATTTTAGAAGACATAGCACAGAGTCTTAGAGACATACACAGGTTAAGGGAAGGAGGAGAATGTGTAGTGCAAGAGTCACTTCCTTCTGAATCTGGCAAG aAATCCTTTCTGGCAATCTACTCAACATTCTAG
- the LOC131073735 gene encoding myosin-binding protein 2 isoform X4, translating into MACNALQDWTISSLIAIFFKLVKAFILIWVASVVFFIAKFLSFFGLHLPCSCNDIIQDQNSIDSNVCVQRVFIEWPFRMISSTESHILSKFPFKWSCTIEKSGSSSQRNANLIDAPPVDGSCDKLLRTPQMVKDCLSYCNSLGPQDAQMIDPAACSEIQYMQTEITATKSGFGTHAPDESEDSNAAPSGLHGDENMTIVGECNSSLLATSVGYNQLDIELPGVTDLFTEDTLDKVLPSNNCYQLEKTSSLPELEVPYRINDLRKQLREEREARKALSLELDQERNAAQTAAEETLAMISRIQSEKASAEMEARQFKRIVEEKSVYDEEAIEILKEIVVKLERERLDLKDEVEMYRRSLLKDRSEKWERGSYADSNEDNSSVHDVHVVQTPTKRDLDRNMMSPLSLTPDRYQSSCLLQGIAENGLENKTLRDDNSAGISPGYEYENLEARDRKTSNAGLYLNSRSLYANGLEGIQSHDLRTKSMIRRDMARMKAEDEIEHLSEKLLALFASRESAISSMQYLDKETFQKNILEDIAQSLRDIHRLREGGECVVQESLPSESGKKSFLAIYSTF; encoded by the exons ATGGCTTGCAACGCACTTCAGGATTGGACCATTTCATCACTAATCGCCATATTTTTCAAATTGGTCAAGGCATTTATTTTGATTTGGGTGGCTTCTGTTGTATTCTTTATAGCGAAGTTCCTGAGCTTCTTTGGTCTGCATTTACCTTGCTCCTGCAATGATATCATACAGGACCAGAATTCCATAGACAGTAATGTCTGTGTGCAGAGAGTTTTCATTGAATGGCCTTTCAGAATGATTTCCTCCACAGAATCTCATATTCTCAGTAAGTTTCCCTTTAAGTGGAGTTGTACCATTGAAAAAAGTGGTTCATCCTCTCAAAGGAATGCAAATTTAATAGATGCACCGCCCGTGGATGGGTCATGTGATAAATTGCTACGAACTCCACAGATGGTAAAAGATTGCCTTTCCTACTGCAATTCACTTGGTCCACAAGACGCCCAAATGATAGATCCTGCAGCTTGTTCGGAAATTCAATATATGCAAACTGAAATCACTGCAACCAAGAGTGGTTTTGGCACTCATGCACCTGATGAAAGTGAG GACAGCAATGCTGCTCCATCAGGATTGCATGGTGATGAAAATATGACTATTGTTGGAGAATGTAATAGCAGTTTGTTGGCTACATCAGTTGGATACAATCAGCTGGACATTGAGCTTCCAG GTGTAACTGATTTATTTACAGAAGACACTTTGGATAAGGTTTTGCCTTCAAATAATTGCTATCAACTAGAAAAGACCTCGTCCCTGCCTGAGTTGGAGGTACCATACAGAATCAATGATTTGAGAAAACAACTCAGAGAAGAAAGGGAAGCTCGGAAGGCCCTGTCTCTAGAACTTGATCAAGAGCGAAATGCTGCTCAAACTGCTGCTGAGGAAACTTTGGCCATGATATCACGTATTCAAAGTGAGAAGGCATCTGCTGAGATGGAAGCTCGGCAATTCAAGAGAATAGTTGAGGAGAAATCAGTCTATGATGAAGAAGCGATAGAAATTCTCAAGGAGATTGTAGTCAAACTAGAAAGAGAAAGGTTGGATCTAAAGGATGAAGTTGAGATGTATCGTCGAAGCTTGCTTAAAGATAGAAGTGAAAAGTGGGAGAGAGGATCATATGctgattcaaatgaagacaatTCGAGTGTTCATGATGTTCACGTTGTCCAAACACCCACAAAGAGGGATCTTGACAGAAACATGATGTCCCCTTTATCATTAACTCCGGACAGATATCAGAGTTCATGCCTACTACAAGGAATTGCCGAGAATGGACTTGAAAATAAAACTTTGAGGGACGACAACAGTGCTGGCATTTCACCAGGCTATGAATATGAGAACTTGGAAGCCAGAGATCGAAAAACAAGCAATGCTGGGTTGTATTTAAACTCGAGAAGTTTGTATGCTAATGGTTTGGAAGGGATACAATCTCATGATTTGCGGACAAAGTCCATGATTCGCAGGGATATGGCAAGGATGAAGGCTGAGGATGAAATTGAACATCTTTCAGAGAAactcctagccctatttgcaagcAGGGAGAGTGCCATTTCTTCTATGCAATATTTAGACAAGGAAACTTTCCAGAAAAATATTTTAGAAGACATAGCACAGAGTCTTAGAGACATACACAGGTTAAGGGAAGGAGGAGAATGTGTAGTGCAAGAGTCACTTCCTTCTGAATCTGGCAAG aAATCCTTTCTGGCAATCTACTCAACATTCTAG